One part of the Halopenitus persicus genome encodes these proteins:
- a CDS encoding NAD-dependent epimerase/dehydratase family protein — translation MTILVTGADGYIGWPTALRIATRTDDRVLLTDNFGRREWVSEVGSTSAIPVASMDDRLRAAEEVHGLTNLSFVEGDLTDRSFVDELLQVHEPETVVHAAAQPSAPYSQINGERANFTQHNNMQATRNLAWGLHENDLSDTHLIETTTTGVYGAPEFPIPEGGATMEHGGERDGVPFPAMAGSWYHLTKSHDAANLRLAHEQFDVPVSDVRTAITYGTETAETAADDRLATRFDFDYYFGVVAHRFAAQAVAGYPITVYGKGEQRKPFVALEDAVEGLARLALGDPDDRPADHVVYNQVTRPISIVEMGTTIADVASEFDLGTEVEHFENPRDEDETHKMEIENERYLDLIGGQSVTFEEGIRDVLSTLTEHGDTIAAHEDRFLPGVLEDRLASDDEEAKTKDALSEVEAE, via the coding sequence ATGACGATCCTCGTCACGGGCGCCGACGGCTACATCGGTTGGCCCACTGCACTGCGCATCGCGACACGGACCGACGACCGCGTCCTGCTGACGGATAACTTCGGGCGCCGGGAGTGGGTCTCCGAGGTCGGCTCGACGTCGGCGATCCCCGTCGCGTCGATGGACGACCGACTCCGGGCCGCCGAGGAGGTCCACGGCCTGACCAACCTCTCGTTCGTCGAGGGCGACCTGACCGACCGGTCGTTCGTCGACGAGCTCCTCCAGGTCCACGAGCCGGAGACGGTCGTCCACGCCGCCGCACAGCCCTCCGCGCCCTACTCGCAGATCAACGGCGAGCGGGCCAACTTCACCCAGCACAACAACATGCAGGCCACGCGCAACCTCGCGTGGGGGCTCCACGAGAACGACCTCTCCGATACCCACCTGATCGAGACGACCACCACGGGCGTCTACGGCGCTCCCGAGTTCCCCATCCCCGAGGGCGGCGCGACGATGGAACACGGCGGCGAGCGCGACGGGGTTCCCTTCCCCGCGATGGCGGGCAGCTGGTACCACCTCACCAAGAGCCACGACGCCGCCAACCTCCGCCTGGCCCACGAGCAGTTCGACGTCCCGGTCTCGGACGTCCGGACCGCGATCACCTACGGGACCGAGACCGCCGAAACCGCGGCGGACGACCGGCTCGCCACCCGGTTCGACTTCGACTACTACTTCGGCGTCGTCGCCCACCGCTTCGCCGCGCAGGCGGTCGCGGGCTACCCCATCACGGTCTACGGCAAGGGCGAACAGCGCAAACCCTTCGTCGCGCTCGAGGACGCCGTCGAGGGGCTCGCCCGCCTCGCGCTCGGCGACCCCGACGACCGGCCCGCCGACCACGTCGTCTACAACCAGGTCACTCGCCCGATCTCCATCGTCGAGATGGGAACCACCATCGCCGACGTCGCGTCCGAGTTCGATCTGGGCACCGAGGTCGAACACTTCGAGAACCCCCGCGACGAGGACGAAACCCACAAGATGGAGATCGAGAACGAGCGCTACCTCGATCTCATCGGCGGCCAGTCGGTCACCTTCGAGGAGGGGATCCGTGACGTGCTCTCCACTCTCACCGAACACGGCGACACGATCGCAGCCCACGAGGACCGGTTCCTGCCGGGTGTGCTCGAGGACCGGCTCGCGTCGGACGACGAGGAAGCGAAAACGAAAGATGCCCTCTCCGAGGTGGAGGCCGAGTGA
- a CDS encoding VanZ family protein, which produces MTRRRLRLPLLPTRLRLGAAVLVAGIILYYSVFAPPGAGTIERGPFGLVPYSTWLHGLAYTGLGGSIGYALVGSASTVRRRVGMWIGTVGYGVAIELVQSQLPARTFAVADMGVNALGASLALVVWIALDRYVRFVAIRSATAVGDRAD; this is translated from the coding sequence GTGACTCGGCGCCGGCTCCGACTCCCGTTGCTCCCGACGCGTCTCCGCCTGGGAGCCGCCGTGCTCGTCGCCGGCATCATTCTGTACTACTCCGTGTTCGCGCCGCCGGGAGCCGGAACGATCGAGCGGGGACCCTTCGGGCTCGTTCCGTACTCGACGTGGCTGCACGGCCTGGCGTATACGGGGCTCGGCGGGTCGATCGGCTACGCGCTGGTCGGATCGGCGTCGACGGTGCGGCGACGAGTCGGGATGTGGATCGGGACGGTCGGGTACGGCGTGGCGATCGAACTCGTGCAGTCGCAGCTGCCCGCGCGAACGTTTGCGGTCGCCGATATGGGCGTGAACGCGCTCGGCGCGAGTCTCGCGCTCGTCGTGTGGATCGCGTTGGACCGGTACGTGCGGTTCGTCGCGATCCGGTCGGCGACCGCGGTCGGGGATCGAGCCGACTGA
- a CDS encoding NAD-dependent epimerase/dehydratase family protein, protein MTGADASRHDADASRHDADASRHDADASRHDADASRHDADASRHDVDPPRNVLVTGGCGYIGSALVPRLRRDDRVSTVTILDDLSSASPRNLMGSGLASDDAIAFRRGDVTEYGDVESAMRGADAVIHLAAITGASSTHDRREETRRVNYDATENVLHAAGKLDVSNVVFASSCNVYGRAATTDIDETVEPDPINPYAETKLAAETLLSEAIEEYGLEGTALRMSTNYGYSPGVRFNLVVNHFVFRALTDRPLTVYGDGSNWRPFIHVTDAARAYAAAALEPERWDRLVYNVGDNDANYRIAEIAEAVRDELDRDLEITYLEEEHPGPSYNVNFDRLAGTGFEPERSLREGIRELAERFEADAAIASQ, encoded by the coding sequence GTGACGGGCGCCGACGCCTCCCGGCACGACGCCGACGCCTCCCGGCACGACGCCGACGCCTCCCGGCACGACGCCGACGCCTCCCGGCACGACGCCGACGCTTCCCGGCACGACGCCGACGCTTCCCGGCACGATGTCGATCCTCCTCGGAACGTCCTCGTCACCGGCGGCTGCGGCTACATCGGGAGCGCCCTGGTCCCGCGACTCCGCCGGGACGATCGGGTCTCGACGGTCACCATCCTCGACGACCTCTCGAGCGCCTCGCCACGCAACCTGATGGGCAGCGGCCTCGCCAGCGACGACGCGATCGCGTTCCGACGCGGCGACGTCACCGAGTACGGCGACGTCGAGTCGGCGATGCGGGGCGCCGACGCCGTGATCCATCTCGCGGCGATCACCGGCGCTTCCTCGACGCACGACCGCCGCGAGGAGACGCGGCGCGTGAACTACGACGCGACGGAGAACGTCCTCCACGCCGCCGGCAAGCTCGACGTCTCGAACGTCGTCTTTGCCTCATCGTGTAACGTCTACGGGCGCGCCGCCACGACGGACATCGACGAGACCGTCGAGCCGGATCCGATCAACCCCTACGCCGAAACGAAACTCGCGGCCGAGACGCTGCTGTCGGAGGCCATCGAGGAGTACGGCCTCGAGGGGACCGCGCTCCGGATGAGCACGAACTACGGCTACTCGCCCGGCGTCCGGTTCAACCTCGTGGTCAACCACTTCGTCTTTCGCGCGCTCACCGACCGCCCCCTCACGGTCTACGGCGACGGCTCCAACTGGCGGCCGTTCATCCACGTGACCGACGCCGCCCGGGCGTACGCGGCCGCCGCGCTCGAGCCCGAGCGTTGGGACCGCCTCGTCTACAACGTCGGCGACAACGACGCCAACTACCGCATCGCGGAGATCGCCGAGGCCGTCCGCGACGAACTCGACCGCGACCTCGAGATCACCTACCTCGAGGAGGAACATCCAGGTCCCTCCTACAACGTCAACTTCGACCGGCTCGCGGGGACTGGCTTCGAGCCCGAGCGGTCCCTCCGGGAGGGGATCCGCGAGCTCGCGGAGCGGTTCGAGGCGGACGCCGCGATCGCCTCGCAGTGA
- a CDS encoding orc1/cdc6 family replication initiation protein: MTTFTRDTEVFRDEDLLREDYQPDSITAREEELETYKTALQPIVNGAQPRNVFLYGKTGVGKTLVSQYLLDRLERDTAAYDDVDLSVVWLNCTNLASSYQVAVSLVNTFREPAAHISTTGYPQQRVFDLLYEELEAIGGTVLLVLDEIDHIGTDDEILYELPRARANGYLEETKPGVIGISNDFGFRDELSPKVKDTLCEEEIHFPPYEAPELEAILDRRVDDAFYDDAVGDGVIALCAAIAAQDTGSARQALTLLYKAGELVRTGDATTVTEEHVHEAFTVIERDQIEHGMRELTRHGHLALVAALGLALQDETPVRIREIYPLYRTIASESKTDPLVRRRFHDHLADLAMLGILDRRTRNEGRAGGQYYEYEFNVDLGTVRDVVADLEGITVPRNVARQL, encoded by the coding sequence ATGACGACGTTCACTCGGGACACGGAGGTCTTCCGTGACGAGGATCTGCTTCGAGAGGACTACCAACCGGACTCGATCACGGCCCGCGAGGAGGAACTCGAGACGTACAAAACGGCCCTCCAACCGATCGTTAACGGTGCCCAACCGCGGAACGTCTTCCTGTACGGGAAGACCGGCGTGGGCAAGACCCTCGTCTCCCAGTACCTCCTCGACCGGCTCGAACGCGACACCGCAGCCTACGACGACGTCGACCTCTCGGTCGTCTGGCTGAACTGCACGAACCTCGCGTCCTCCTACCAGGTCGCGGTCAGCCTCGTGAACACGTTTCGCGAGCCCGCGGCCCACATCAGCACCACGGGCTATCCACAACAGCGCGTCTTCGACCTCCTGTACGAGGAACTCGAGGCGATCGGCGGGACCGTCCTGCTCGTTCTCGACGAGATCGACCACATCGGCACCGACGACGAGATCCTCTACGAACTCCCGCGTGCGCGGGCGAACGGCTACCTCGAGGAGACGAAACCCGGCGTGATCGGGATCAGCAACGACTTCGGGTTCCGCGACGAGCTCTCCCCGAAGGTGAAGGATACACTCTGTGAGGAGGAGATCCACTTCCCGCCCTACGAGGCCCCTGAACTCGAGGCGATCCTCGATCGGCGCGTCGACGACGCGTTCTACGACGACGCCGTCGGCGACGGCGTGATCGCGTTGTGCGCCGCGATCGCGGCCCAGGACACCGGGAGCGCGCGGCAGGCGCTCACCCTCCTCTACAAGGCCGGCGAACTCGTGCGCACCGGCGACGCCACGACGGTCACGGAGGAGCACGTCCACGAGGCGTTCACCGTGATCGAACGGGACCAGATCGAACACGGGATGCGCGAACTCACCCGCCACGGCCACCTCGCCCTCGTCGCCGCGCTCGGACTGGCACTTCAGGACGAGACGCCGGTCCGGATACGCGAGATATATCCACTCTATCGAACCATCGCGTCGGAGTCCAAAACCGACCCTCTCGTCCGCCGCCGCTTTCACGATCACCTCGCCGATCTCGCGATGCTTGGCATCCTCGATCGACGCACCCGGAACGAGGGACGAGCGGGCGGCCAGTACTACGAGTACGAGTTCAACGTCGATCTCGGCACGGTCCGTGACGTCGTCGCCGACCTTGAGGGGATCACGGTCCCACGCAACGTCGCCAGACAGCTCTAA